From one Paenibacillus sp. FSL K6-1330 genomic stretch:
- a CDS encoding sugar ABC transporter permease, whose product MWKYRLSYLFILPFMAMFIIFILIPVVSGILLSFTYFNAFDFPSWRGWLNYQNLFSQDIIFLQYVLPNSFKFAVFVGPVGYILAFLLAWLIAQLPTTMRTWYALAMYAPSLSAGVAMAVVWTVMFTGDRSGYINSFLLKWGIIDQPVLFLLDKDYLLNIMIIVSIWSSMGIGFLAILAGILNVDRQLYEAGRIDGISSRLQEVWYITIPMMKPQMMFAAIMAIVHTIKSGGIGVQLSGTNPTPNYAGQLLIDHINDYGFIRFELGYASAISIVVLLMCYVLSKFFGYLFAPKEDE is encoded by the coding sequence ATGTGGAAGTACCGCTTATCTTACTTGTTTATTTTGCCGTTTATGGCGATGTTCATCATATTTATCCTGATTCCTGTTGTTTCAGGTATTCTGTTAAGTTTCACCTATTTTAATGCCTTTGATTTTCCATCATGGCGGGGCTGGCTTAACTACCAGAATTTATTCTCACAGGACATTATTTTCTTGCAGTATGTATTGCCTAACTCGTTTAAGTTTGCCGTATTCGTAGGGCCAGTCGGTTACATCTTAGCCTTTCTGTTAGCCTGGTTAATTGCTCAGCTGCCAACAACGATGCGCACTTGGTATGCACTTGCCATGTATGCTCCTTCGTTATCTGCAGGTGTTGCGATGGCAGTCGTTTGGACGGTTATGTTTACCGGGGACCGATCAGGTTATATTAACAGCTTTTTGCTCAAATGGGGAATCATTGATCAGCCGGTTTTATTCTTACTCGATAAAGACTACCTGCTCAATATTATGATCATTGTCTCGATATGGTCTTCTATGGGTATTGGTTTCTTGGCCATCTTGGCCGGTATCCTCAATGTGGATAGACAATTGTACGAGGCAGGACGAATTGATGGTATATCGAGCCGTCTTCAAGAAGTGTGGTACATCACCATTCCAATGATGAAGCCGCAGATGATGTTCGCAGCCATTATGGCAATCGTTCATACGATTAAATCCGGAGGTATTGGGGTTCAATTGTCGGGTACGAACCCGACTCCGAATTATGCGGGTCAATTATTAATTGATCATATCAATGACTATGGATTTATTCGTTTCGAACTCGGTTACGCGAGTGCGATTTCTATCGTGGTTCTTCTGATGTGTTATGTGTTAAGTAAATTTTTCGGTTATTTATTCGCACCGAAGGAGGATGAATAA
- a CDS encoding carbohydrate ABC transporter permease: MQEARMTAMQRKLKIKWSDFVLALRLIDRAQIWIAICILPLAIFMLLPLIYLFNHAFKPLHELFMFPPTFIVREPTTGSFSELFAMTASTIVPVSRYVFNSIVVTLLSSVAMVITGAMCAYPLSKHPFPGSKIVLGLIMLSLLFATEAIAIPRFIVIQSLGIMNTYLGHVLPLVAMPVGVFLLKQFMDQVPNELLEAAKIDGAKEFTIFLRIVMPIVTPAIATISILAFQSAWGNVETSTLFMQEDSMKTLPFYMSTLTSGLSNSVARQGAAAAGALIMFLPSLLIFLIFQRRVITTMAHSGIK, encoded by the coding sequence ATGCAAGAGGCACGGATGACTGCCATGCAGCGGAAATTAAAAATAAAATGGAGCGACTTTGTATTAGCTCTGAGATTGATCGATCGAGCACAAATATGGATTGCCATCTGTATCTTGCCGCTTGCCATTTTCATGCTCCTTCCGCTCATTTATTTGTTCAACCATGCATTTAAACCATTGCATGAGCTGTTCATGTTCCCGCCCACATTTATTGTTAGGGAGCCGACAACGGGGAGTTTCTCCGAACTGTTTGCCATGACGGCAAGCACCATTGTGCCGGTATCCAGGTATGTATTTAACAGTATTGTGGTTACCTTGTTGTCTAGCGTTGCCATGGTTATCACAGGAGCGATGTGTGCCTATCCTTTATCGAAGCATCCGTTCCCAGGTTCAAAAATTGTACTTGGTTTAATTATGCTGTCGTTGCTATTCGCAACAGAAGCCATCGCGATTCCACGCTTTATCGTCATTCAAAGCCTAGGGATTATGAACACTTATTTAGGTCACGTACTGCCACTTGTTGCCATGCCGGTGGGCGTATTCCTATTGAAGCAGTTTATGGACCAAGTGCCGAACGAGTTGCTGGAAGCAGCGAAGATCGATGGCGCGAAAGAATTCACAATTTTCCTGCGCATCGTTATGCCAATCGTTACACCTGCCATTGCAACGATTTCAATCCTTGCTTTCCAATCGGCATGGGGGAATGTAGAGACTTCAACTTTATTCATGCAGGAAGATTCCATGAAGACACTGCCGTTTTACATGAGCACATTAACATCTGGGCTAAGCAACTCGGTAGCTAGACAGGGAGCTGCGGCAGCAGGAGCATTAATCATGTTTTTACCGTCATTGCTCATCTTTTTGATCTTCCAGAGAAGAGTAATCACGACCATGGCGCATTCGGGGATCAAATAA
- a CDS encoding YIP1 family protein: protein MRNNPSKRKYVLWLVCLIALTGFPMIASADVPYRTFTEDSYERTIMTQSAYSPVGVLAQEIPVVNEKGEVEYTSLQRPQDLFIADNDDIYIADTDNNRIVHLNESGELVRLITLPESPLNQPQGVFVADNGDVYIADTGNKRVVHLDKNAKLLTEIGRPTSPLINESFVYEPTNMVIDKRGFIYVVSKGSYHGIIQFTPEGKFDQFFGTNKTEVTLMDIIRRQFYSKEQLSRQVRLLPVTIRNIDIDDQGFIYTVSGSKTEQVKKLNIRGENIWKEMSFNERLFSLATVESDELIEKQLTDVSLDQNGNVTIIDKSRNIVSQYDANGTMLFYWSGRSALGNSLVGLTAAPVAVETNSNKHLYILDEALGLIQEYEPTEFGATVHEAYKLMEEGKYAEGEQYWNKVLKLNAHFSPAYKGIAQAAFSRGEYERARDLFKLAGDGEGYSDSFWQIRLQWFQKNFSTLANSVIIASLLLWVFIRLKKKFNFRMMPKSNKLNSQTWFQQLKHVFYILKHPIDGFGDLRYLNKGGYISAFVILILTVVMLLVKSFYTSFTYNPVPVYAKGSTYMLTVFLAVWLSWVVCNYLVGSIKQGEARFKDVFVGSCYSLFPVVLLGIPLALISNIFTQSEASIYSSIEVGMLLWSGLLFFWNIQALQNYGVGETVLNITLTVITMTIMWVLVFILIGLTSEFGNFVYTIYQEVSM from the coding sequence ATGCGCAACAATCCAAGCAAACGAAAATATGTGCTTTGGCTAGTCTGCTTGATTGCACTGACTGGATTCCCGATGATCGCAAGCGCTGATGTTCCTTATCGTACCTTCACGGAAGACAGTTATGAACGTACGATAATGACTCAATCTGCATATTCTCCAGTCGGCGTATTAGCGCAGGAGATTCCAGTCGTCAATGAGAAGGGTGAAGTAGAGTATACATCGCTGCAGCGTCCTCAAGATCTATTCATTGCAGACAATGATGATATTTATATTGCGGATACCGATAATAATCGGATTGTTCATCTGAATGAAAGTGGTGAGCTTGTTCGGTTAATCACGTTACCAGAAAGTCCGCTCAATCAACCACAGGGTGTGTTTGTTGCCGATAATGGCGATGTTTACATTGCGGATACAGGTAATAAGCGAGTTGTTCACCTGGATAAGAATGCGAAATTATTGACTGAAATTGGTCGTCCTACATCACCACTAATTAATGAATCCTTCGTATATGAACCGACGAATATGGTTATCGATAAACGCGGCTTTATATATGTTGTATCGAAAGGAAGTTATCACGGGATCATCCAATTTACTCCCGAGGGGAAATTCGACCAGTTCTTCGGAACGAATAAAACGGAAGTAACGCTGATGGATATCATTCGGAGACAGTTTTATTCGAAAGAGCAATTGAGTCGGCAGGTTCGACTTCTGCCTGTAACGATCCGGAATATAGATATCGATGATCAAGGCTTCATCTATACGGTTTCCGGTTCCAAAACAGAGCAAGTCAAGAAATTAAACATTCGCGGTGAAAATATATGGAAAGAGATGTCGTTCAATGAACGGTTGTTTTCCTTAGCTACAGTAGAATCTGATGAATTGATTGAGAAGCAGCTTACCGATGTTTCCTTAGATCAGAATGGTAATGTAACGATTATTGATAAATCACGGAACATTGTCTCCCAATATGATGCAAACGGTACGATGTTATTTTATTGGTCAGGCCGTTCTGCCTTAGGTAATTCGCTGGTTGGTTTAACAGCGGCACCTGTTGCAGTAGAAACCAACTCAAACAAACACCTTTATATTTTGGATGAAGCGCTGGGCCTCATTCAAGAGTATGAACCGACCGAGTTTGGAGCAACGGTTCACGAAGCTTACAAGTTGATGGAGGAAGGCAAGTATGCAGAAGGGGAGCAGTATTGGAACAAAGTACTGAAGTTGAATGCTCACTTCTCTCCAGCTTATAAAGGAATCGCTCAGGCCGCATTTTCTCGCGGTGAGTACGAGCGCGCTAGAGACTTGTTCAAGCTTGCAGGAGATGGTGAGGGATACTCAGACTCATTCTGGCAGATTCGCCTGCAATGGTTCCAGAAAAACTTCTCGACCTTGGCGAACTCTGTTATTATAGCCAGCCTCTTATTATGGGTTTTTATCAGGCTAAAGAAAAAATTCAATTTCCGAATGATGCCGAAATCGAATAAGTTAAACAGTCAAACCTGGTTCCAGCAATTAAAGCATGTATTCTATATCTTGAAACATCCGATAGATGGGTTTGGTGATTTGAGATATTTGAATAAGGGTGGCTACATCAGTGCTTTCGTTATTCTCATATTAACGGTAGTCATGCTTCTGGTGAAATCGTTCTATACGAGTTTTACATATAATCCAGTGCCGGTCTATGCAAAGGGTTCAACTTACATGCTTACAGTCTTCTTGGCCGTATGGTTATCATGGGTGGTATGTAACTATCTGGTAGGTTCGATCAAGCAAGGTGAAGCAAGGTTTAAAGATGTATTCGTTGGAAGCTGTTATTCCTTATTCCCGGTCGTGTTACTCGGGATCCCGCTTGCCCTTATTTCGAACATCTTTACACAAAGTGAAGCATCCATTTACAGCTCGATTGAGGTAGGTATGCTTTTGTGGAGTGGGTTATTATTCTTCTGGAACATTCAAGCGTTGCAAAACTACGGTGTTGGCGAAACGGTATTGAATATAACACTTACGGTCATCACAATGACCATTATGTGGGTACTTGTGTTCATCTTAATCGGACTTACATCCGAATTTGGTAACTTTGTTTACACGATCTATCAGGAGGTGTCGATGTGA
- a CDS encoding DUF5696 domain-containing protein — MRLLRSKKRFMVAAICVLFASTLGGFIFATSASTNKTKTETQTTAQTETKTKTETQRAPQTSTTKAVTPAKSNGKLPDETQFQTISENEKLLLKADKSSGHFTVTSKTTGEVWRSFPNPKDWQDKLNTDAWKLHLASPFMFRYVEFNLRKDLLKETNFYAQKGGISQFEVTDQGFKVMYDMPDLGFIIPVEVKLGEDFVETKVLAEGLVDEKVMPKEEPAAATVDKDGKEVKKPKPKKDPMARLASIRLFPFLGAQTSDDEDGFLYIPDGPGALIDFRERRAGTQNLYTERVYGDDWAYSNRNTMSDRNPITMPVFGIKSNKQGLLGVITEGEEYANVVAAPSGSFSQFNWVTPEYQYRFKFFQPTDTKKLNGYLTYSKEITKSDRATRYYMIEEKNEEISYVTLAERYRELLMKESAMKPLEGEHAKLRLQLHLLGGDTEDGFLWDSYLPLTTTKEAEGIVQELSALGVDHMDITYLGWQNDGYSKFGGDFPVPDQLGGNQGMKKFTDFAHSKGYAVYLDASSYTYNRGGEDGFRKNRDGLRDLASSVIESTNWDSRRKTFVSPQFMKGVIEGDLQEAKSLGINGYLYGQGIGSLLNTDFNENYRATRKHSKEIQSQLFQMTKETFGSVRGAGGNAYTFPYISHMDNMASNFSYDMFIDRVVPFAQIALHGLTTYSFEYANLSDDYADNFLKGIEYGAVPSFVVTNASSQELLKSLSLHEFYSTNYKDWLAEIVSQYQKYEEALGDVQNEFITGHREIVSGVFETTYSNGKQVIVNYNDKEVSVGDAVVKAKDYIVSKGGA; from the coding sequence ATGCGCTTATTACGGTCCAAAAAACGATTCATGGTAGCTGCGATTTGCGTCTTATTCGCGTCGACGCTCGGCGGTTTCATCTTTGCTACATCCGCTTCAACCAATAAGACGAAGACCGAAACTCAAACAACAGCACAGACTGAAACAAAGACTAAAACGGAGACACAGAGAGCACCTCAGACGAGTACGACAAAGGCAGTAACCCCTGCAAAATCAAATGGGAAATTGCCGGATGAAACCCAGTTCCAAACGATATCGGAGAATGAGAAATTATTGCTCAAAGCTGATAAATCCTCCGGTCATTTTACTGTAACAAGTAAAACCACAGGAGAAGTATGGCGCTCCTTTCCTAATCCGAAGGATTGGCAGGATAAGCTCAATACAGATGCATGGAAGCTGCATCTTGCTTCACCCTTTATGTTCCGTTATGTAGAGTTTAACCTGCGTAAAGACTTGCTGAAAGAGACTAACTTCTATGCACAAAAAGGGGGAATAAGCCAGTTCGAAGTAACAGATCAGGGATTCAAAGTTATGTATGACATGCCAGATCTTGGCTTCATCATTCCTGTAGAAGTCAAGCTTGGCGAAGATTTCGTTGAAACCAAAGTATTAGCTGAAGGTCTGGTAGATGAGAAAGTCATGCCGAAGGAAGAACCAGCGGCAGCAACGGTTGATAAGGATGGCAAAGAAGTCAAGAAACCGAAGCCCAAGAAAGATCCGATGGCTCGCCTAGCGTCCATTCGCTTATTCCCTTTCTTGGGTGCACAAACTTCGGATGACGAAGATGGATTTCTATACATTCCAGACGGGCCGGGCGCTTTAATTGATTTCAGAGAACGTCGAGCGGGTACACAAAACCTCTATACGGAACGTGTTTATGGTGACGATTGGGCATACAGTAACCGCAATACCATGTCTGATCGTAATCCGATTACTATGCCGGTATTTGGCATTAAATCGAATAAACAAGGACTTCTTGGAGTCATTACGGAAGGTGAAGAGTACGCGAACGTGGTTGCGGCGCCTTCGGGATCATTCAGTCAATTCAACTGGGTTACACCGGAGTATCAATACCGGTTCAAGTTCTTCCAACCGACAGATACGAAGAAGTTGAACGGTTACTTGACGTATAGCAAGGAAATAACGAAGTCGGATCGTGCGACCCGTTATTATATGATCGAGGAGAAGAATGAAGAAATTAGCTATGTTACACTAGCTGAACGCTATCGGGAATTGTTGATGAAGGAGTCGGCGATGAAACCGCTTGAAGGTGAGCATGCGAAGCTGCGGCTGCAGCTGCATTTACTTGGCGGCGATACCGAAGACGGATTTTTGTGGGATTCATATCTACCGTTAACTACGACGAAAGAGGCGGAAGGCATCGTGCAGGAGTTGTCTGCACTTGGTGTCGATCATATGGACATCACTTATCTTGGCTGGCAAAACGATGGATACAGTAAGTTTGGCGGCGACTTCCCCGTTCCAGATCAACTGGGCGGTAATCAGGGAATGAAGAAATTCACCGATTTTGCTCATTCGAAGGGCTACGCGGTTTATCTTGATGCCTCTTCCTATACGTATAACAGAGGCGGTGAAGACGGATTTCGAAAAAATCGAGACGGTCTTCGTGATCTAGCTTCTTCCGTCATAGAATCGACGAATTGGGATAGCAGACGGAAGACATTTGTCAGTCCTCAATTTATGAAAGGGGTTATAGAAGGAGATCTCCAAGAAGCGAAATCATTAGGAATTAATGGCTATTTATACGGTCAAGGAATCGGATCGTTGTTGAATACGGACTTTAATGAGAACTATAGAGCGACAAGAAAACATTCAAAGGAAATTCAGAGCCAGTTGTTTCAGATGACAAAAGAAACATTCGGCAGCGTAAGAGGGGCAGGAGGTAACGCGTACACCTTCCCATATATTAGCCATATGGACAACATGGCCTCTAACTTCTCCTATGACATGTTTATCGATCGTGTTGTACCATTCGCCCAAATAGCTCTTCATGGTCTGACTACATACTCATTCGAGTATGCGAACTTGAGTGATGACTATGCGGACAATTTCTTGAAGGGAATCGAATACGGCGCAGTACCGTCGTTTGTCGTAACGAACGCTTCATCACAGGAATTACTTAAATCACTTTCTCTCCATGAATTCTACAGTACAAACTACAAGGACTGGCTTGCAGAGATCGTGTCACAGTATCAAAAATACGAAGAGGCACTTGGTGATGTGCAGAACGAGTTCATTACAGGCCATCGTGAAATCGTAAGCGGCGTATTTGAAACAACATACAGTAACGGAAAACAAGTCATCGTGAATTATAACGATAAAGAGGTTAGCGTCGGGGATGCTGTTGTGAAAGCCAAAGATTACATTGTAAGCAAAGGAGGTGCGTAG
- a CDS encoding sugar ABC transporter permease, whose protein sequence is MAPKRILSAKRSRKLEGSLFIAPWLIGFIAFLGFPLVFSLFMSFHTVKILPKKIVYDFVGVKYYREILFNSSDLYDKLIPYFQEVVIMIPVIVIFALMISIMLNQKLPGRFLFRAIFFLPVIFSTGAVLMSFINQGEGNLGFLERFNIGGYMDMFLGDSSWAKPVKTVLNQFVLVLWYSGVQILLFIAGLQTISTSAYESARIDGATPWEVFWKITLPAMSPFILLNLIYTVVDMFTFPSNPVISLINTGNYGFNSALAWIYFAIILVFLGIVILLYSRINRKNAGVNR, encoded by the coding sequence ATGGCCCCAAAGCGAATACTCTCTGCTAAGAGATCCCGAAAGCTGGAAGGGTCGTTATTTATTGCACCGTGGTTGATCGGCTTTATCGCTTTTTTAGGATTTCCGCTAGTCTTCTCACTCTTTATGAGCTTTCACACGGTAAAAATATTGCCGAAGAAAATTGTGTACGACTTTGTTGGCGTCAAATATTACCGCGAGATCTTGTTTAACAGCTCGGATCTATACGATAAGTTAATTCCATACTTCCAGGAAGTCGTCATCATGATCCCGGTTATCGTCATATTTGCCTTGATGATCTCTATTATGCTGAACCAAAAGCTGCCCGGTCGATTCTTATTCCGCGCCATCTTCTTTTTACCGGTTATCTTCTCTACGGGTGCTGTGCTGATGTCATTTATTAATCAAGGGGAAGGCAACCTGGGTTTCCTTGAACGATTTAATATTGGCGGTTACATGGATATGTTCCTTGGGGACAGTTCATGGGCGAAACCTGTAAAGACCGTATTGAATCAGTTTGTCCTTGTCTTATGGTATTCCGGGGTGCAAATTCTGCTCTTTATTGCAGGCCTTCAGACCATTTCGACGTCTGCGTATGAATCAGCTCGAATTGATGGTGCTACACCATGGGAGGTATTTTGGAAGATCACACTTCCAGCAATGTCACCGTTCATCCTGCTGAACTTAATTTATACCGTTGTAGATATGTTTACGTTCCCATCCAATCCTGTCATTAGTTTGATCAATACGGGGAACTACGGATTTAATAGTGCACTCGCATGGATTTACTTTGCTATTATTCTTGTATTCTTAGGAATTGTCATTCTCCTCTACAGTAGAATTAACCGGAAAAATGCAGGAGTAAATCGTTAG